The proteins below are encoded in one region of Methanosarcina barkeri 3:
- the psmB gene encoding archaeal proteasome endopeptidase complex subunit beta encodes MDNDKYLKGTTTVGVVCTDGIVLASEQRATMGNFIASKTAKKVYQIDDLVAMTTAGSVGDAQQLVRLVNVESQLYKMRRNESMTIKGIATLMSNFLNANRYYPMMVQLLIGGVDKNGPGIYSLDALGGSIEETRISATGSGSPMAYGVLEDQYREDMTVKEGLDLAIRAIHNATKRDSASGENIDVVVITKEAFRRLDPEEVKSIRTSLSK; translated from the coding sequence ATGGATAATGACAAATATCTAAAGGGCACAACTACCGTAGGAGTAGTTTGTACCGATGGTATCGTGCTCGCAAGTGAACAGAGAGCCACAATGGGGAATTTCATCGCAAGTAAAACTGCAAAGAAGGTCTATCAGATCGACGACCTTGTAGCAATGACCACTGCCGGTTCGGTAGGGGATGCCCAGCAGCTTGTGCGGCTCGTAAATGTAGAATCACAGCTCTACAAGATGCGCAGAAATGAGTCTATGACAATAAAAGGTATTGCAACTTTAATGTCAAACTTCTTAAATGCCAACCGTTACTATCCCATGATGGTACAGCTTCTTATAGGAGGAGTTGACAAAAACGGGCCTGGAATCTACTCACTTGATGCTCTTGGAGGAAGTATTGAAGAGACAAGGATCTCAGCTACGGGTTCCGGTTCTCCCATGGCATACGGAGTACTTGAAGACCAGTACAGAGAAGACATGACTGTAAAAGAAGGCCTTGACCTTGCTATCCGGGCAATCCACAATGCGACTAAAAGGGATTCAGCATCCGGAGAAAACATTGATGTAGTGGTGATTACTAAGGAGGCGTTCAGAAGACTGGACCCTGAAGAAGTAAAATCCATAA
- a CDS encoding HD domain-containing protein, which translates to MTTRAEAIKLLEETGCASNVIEHCKEVASLAVEIANKAKASGHNINLELVEVGALLHDLGRCKTHKIAHAVEGYRLATVKGIDPEISEIIKRHIGAGISKEEARGLGLPADDYFPRSLEEKIVAHADNLVKGTSRITIAERTELMRKHEVPENVIQRVNKLAEEVERLFL; encoded by the coding sequence TTGACTACCCGAGCCGAAGCAATAAAGCTGCTTGAGGAAACCGGATGCGCTTCAAATGTGATAGAACACTGTAAGGAAGTCGCATCACTCGCAGTTGAGATTGCAAATAAAGCAAAAGCATCAGGGCACAATATAAACCTGGAACTGGTGGAAGTTGGAGCTCTTCTTCACGATTTAGGGAGGTGTAAAACTCATAAAATCGCTCATGCGGTAGAAGGGTATAGGCTAGCCACGGTCAAGGGAATCGATCCTGAGATTTCCGAAATAATAAAAAGACATATCGGAGCGGGAATCTCTAAAGAAGAGGCAAGAGGCTTAGGGCTTCCGGCAGATGATTATTTCCCACGAAGCCTTGAGGAAAAAATAGTTGCCCATGCCGATAATCTTGTTAAGGGAACGAGCAGGATTACTATAGCTGAGAGAACTGAGCTCATGCGTAAGCATGAAGTACCTGAAAATGTGATTCAGAGAGTAAACAAACTTGCTGAGGAGGTCGAGAGACTTTTTCTTTAA
- a CDS encoding transcription factor, with protein sequence MVDIHDKVIRGYLLSLVGEEGLQMIERMPEGEVTDEEIAAKTEVLLNTVRRTLFILNENKFAICRRERDSNSGWLTYLWRLDFSDIEHQLMKEKKKLLRNLKTRLEFEENNVFYTCPQGCVRLLFDEATETEFLCPMCGEDLVFYDNSHFIDVLKKRVDALSSV encoded by the coding sequence TTGGTCGATATACATGACAAGGTAATTAGAGGATACCTCCTTAGCCTTGTAGGGGAAGAAGGGCTACAAATGATTGAAAGAATGCCTGAAGGCGAGGTTACGGATGAAGAAATTGCGGCAAAGACCGAGGTTCTGTTGAATACCGTGAGGAGAACTCTCTTCATATTAAATGAAAACAAATTTGCAATATGTCGTAGGGAAAGAGATTCTAACAGCGGGTGGTTAACATACCTCTGGCGCCTGGATTTTTCTGATATAGAGCACCAGCTTATGAAGGAGAAGAAAAAACTGCTCCGCAACCTGAAGACTCGCCTTGAGTTCGAAGAAAACAATGTTTTCTATACGTGCCCCCAGGGTTGTGTTCGCCTTCTTTTTGACGAAGCTACGGAAACCGAGTTTCTCTGTCCCATGTGTGGAGAAGACCTGGTTTTTTACGATAACTCCCATTTTATTGATGTCCTGAAAAAGCGTGTAGATGCTCTCAGTTCAGTATAA
- a CDS encoding ATP-grasp domain-containing protein codes for MNDPERGNMQNILVIGFDTRNIVCSASRAGYTVCSIDAFCDFDLRECAYASSFLECKTIQELHRLKTSRIKAQMAEFGLEFDALVPGSGLEMLDHKDFSCSVLASSPDAMQKASDKLYLSKKLEALGIPHPRCYSPEELDAVEYPVMIKPISGGGGVFNRIARSKQELLAILEELHGLNPELKEETVVIQEFLEGIPSSVSLLSTKNEALSVAVNEQLIGIPWLSRLPFVYCGNITPFRNEQAEEMEALAEELMLEFRLLGSNGVDFLASKKGPVVLEINPRFQGSLDTVEMAMNINLFEAHAGCFRGELPEKPKAKGFAARGVIYSDRELFIDQKLMELILREKGADVPSQGTVIEPDGPLTSLFARTSTREEAVLSLEKGANRIRAFIENHTKTEGA; via the coding sequence ATGAATGATCCGGAAAGAGGAAACATGCAGAATATCCTTGTAATCGGATTTGACACCCGAAATATTGTCTGCTCTGCAAGTCGAGCTGGCTATACGGTCTGTTCTATAGACGCTTTCTGTGATTTTGACCTGCGGGAATGCGCCTATGCATCTTCATTTCTTGAGTGTAAAACCATACAGGAACTGCACCGGCTTAAGACTTCCAGGATAAAGGCTCAGATGGCTGAGTTTGGACTTGAATTTGATGCACTTGTCCCGGGTTCGGGACTGGAAATGCTTGACCATAAAGATTTTTCTTGCTCTGTACTTGCCAGCAGTCCGGATGCGATGCAGAAGGCCTCAGACAAACTCTATCTCTCAAAAAAGCTTGAAGCTCTTGGAATCCCCCATCCACGCTGCTATTCTCCGGAAGAACTGGATGCAGTGGAATATCCGGTTATGATTAAACCAATTTCAGGTGGAGGAGGAGTCTTCAACCGAATCGCCAGGAGTAAACAGGAGCTTTTAGCTATCCTTGAGGAATTACACGGGCTAAATCCAGAGCTTAAGGAAGAAACTGTTGTTATTCAGGAGTTTCTGGAAGGAATACCTTCAAGTGTTTCCTTGCTTTCTACAAAGAACGAAGCTCTGTCAGTAGCTGTTAATGAACAGCTTATAGGAATACCCTGGCTTTCACGGCTGCCCTTTGTTTATTGCGGAAATATAACCCCTTTCAGGAATGAGCAGGCTGAGGAAATGGAAGCCCTTGCTGAAGAACTTATGCTTGAGTTCAGGCTTCTAGGCTCAAACGGAGTGGATTTTCTGGCTTCAAAAAAAGGTCCTGTAGTACTTGAAATAAACCCGAGGTTTCAGGGAAGTCTTGACACTGTCGAGATGGCGATGAACATCAACCTTTTTGAAGCTCATGCTGGCTGCTTTAGAGGAGAACTCCCTGAGAAACCCAAAGCCAAAGGTTTTGCTGCGCGAGGGGTAATCTACTCGGATCGAGAACTTTTTATAGATCAAAAGCTCATGGAGCTCATTCTGAGGGAAAAAGGCGCTGACGTTCCCTCTCAGGGAACTGTTATAGAGCCTGATGGGCCTCTTACTTCCCTTTTTGCGCGTACCTCTACCAGGGAAGAGGCAGTTCTATCGCTTGAAAAAGGGGCAAACAGGATAAGGGCTTTTATTGAAAATCATACAAAAACTGAAGGTGCCTGA
- a CDS encoding 60S ribosomal export protein NMD3, translated as MNFITCPRCGKECYRLFGSVCKDCFFETFKLIELPHVLHVRICSACGAYFHRSRWEDIGNIEDVVLKAVEDTLFIHNEAGDVEVYLEPREITPYIYRVRAEVDAVVREEPVHAEAETEVRIQRTACDMCSRESGGYFEAIIQIRAAGRFPTEEEKKRCMVIARESMDSMRKKGDRLAFISEIVEQKEGVDLYMGSMNASRQVCRLITSELGGNFSESPTLVGMKDGKNLYRVTFSVRLPEFRPGDVIRFRGKIIHIKSSGKKVNGTSLEDGSRFISTPEELKGAEKIGNMGNAVLTVLVSIEDNAILVLDPETYETVAIKKPMSFNAESGSEIPVLKTPYGIFALSHSEIPQAK; from the coding sequence ATGAATTTCATCACATGCCCTAGATGCGGCAAAGAATGCTACAGGCTTTTTGGTTCAGTTTGCAAGGACTGCTTTTTTGAGACCTTCAAACTGATTGAATTGCCCCATGTACTCCATGTAAGGATATGTTCAGCTTGCGGAGCATACTTCCATAGAAGCCGGTGGGAAGATATTGGTAACATTGAAGATGTGGTACTAAAGGCCGTAGAAGATACCCTTTTTATCCACAACGAAGCCGGAGACGTGGAAGTTTATCTTGAACCCAGAGAGATTACGCCTTATATATATCGTGTGAGAGCCGAAGTCGATGCGGTTGTAAGGGAAGAGCCGGTGCATGCAGAAGCTGAGACTGAGGTCAGGATTCAGCGGACAGCTTGCGATATGTGCAGCAGAGAGTCCGGAGGATACTTTGAAGCGATTATCCAGATCAGGGCAGCAGGCAGGTTTCCTACCGAAGAAGAGAAAAAACGCTGTATGGTTATCGCCAGGGAATCTATGGACAGTATGAGAAAGAAAGGTGATCGGCTTGCGTTTATAAGTGAGATAGTGGAGCAAAAGGAAGGAGTAGACCTTTATATGGGTTCTATGAATGCCAGCAGGCAAGTCTGCCGTTTGATCACTTCCGAGCTTGGAGGCAACTTTTCCGAATCTCCTACCCTTGTGGGAATGAAAGATGGAAAGAATCTTTACAGAGTTACTTTCTCTGTGCGTCTTCCTGAATTCAGGCCTGGGGATGTGATAAGGTTTAGAGGAAAGATTATTCATATCAAAAGCTCAGGAAAAAAAGTTAACGGAACCTCCCTTGAGGACGGCTCAAGATTTATCTCAACTCCTGAAGAATTAAAAGGAGCAGAGAAAATAGGCAATATGGGGAATGCGGTTTTAACAGTGCTGGTCTCAATTGAAGATAACGCAATTCTGGTGCTTGACCCTGAAACTTATGAGACGGTAGCCATAAAGAAACCGATGTCGTTCAATGCAGAATCAGGAAGTGAAATTCCTGTTCTAAAGACCCCATATGGAATCTTTGCGCTGTCGCACTCCGAGATCCCGCAGGCGAAATGA